The proteins below come from a single Triticum aestivum cultivar Chinese Spring chromosome 5D, IWGSC CS RefSeq v2.1, whole genome shotgun sequence genomic window:
- the LOC123124977 gene encoding BTB/POZ domain-containing protein At1g55760-like encodes MSRQVPRNDVEIEGRFVLLELGPHEQTKRSKKEFSVGKRRWQLSAVRVDEHTSVTLSTSSLFWDKCLASVTLKLVLFPENQPVVVHNRQEVDLPLSGPHTWTVTDGCKSSRCLVEIEFRNITEYGKTESFLRSTQMRTASVEQAQSGVARMLREGILTDITVNAAGGSMRAHRAVLAARSPVFLSMFSHNLREKELSTVDISDMSIGACKALVRYLYGDARSEWELLEHRSELVAAGDKYGIANLKKACEESLREDVGVENMLDRLQMAHTYSLPALKRTCVRLLVDFGKMYEIPEDFEAFMAAADQDLADEIRSTAILRGRKLAAKEKKPAAKKTRRPKSTPGKASGSSIPARRSKVPTSTPKLDASNTAAGKRGRRRKSTSSQDPDGGAPDKRARRLNVRLAGDEWAK; translated from the exons ATGTCGAGACAGGTCCCGAGGAACGACGTGGAGATCGAAGGGAGATTCGTGCTGCTGGAGCTCGGACCCCATGAGCAAACCAAGAGATCCAAGAAAGAGTTCTCCGTCGGGAAGCGGAGATG GCAACTGTCTGCCGTCCGAGTGGACGAGCATACCTCGGTGACTCTTTCGACATCTTCACTGTTTTGGGACAAATGTTTGGCTTCCGTTACCCTAAAACTTGTGCTCTTTCCTGAAAATCAACCGGTGGTAGTTCATAATCGTCAAG AAGTTGACCTACCTCTCAGTGGTCCTCATACATGGACAGTGACGGATGGATGTAAATCTTCAAGATGCTTGGTTGAGATCGAGTTTCGCAACATTACTGAG TATGGCAAAACAGAATCATTTTTGCGCTCTACACAAATGAGGACGGCGTCAGTGGAGCAAGCCCAGTCTGGCGTCGCGCGCATGCTACGGGAAGGCATCCTCACGGACATCACCGTCAACGCGGCCGGCGGCAGCATGAGGGCCCACCGCGCCGTCCTGGCCGCGCGGTCGCCGGTGTTCCTGAGCATGTTCTCGCACAACCTCAGGGAGAAGGAGCTCTCCACGGTGGACATCTCCGACATGTCCATCGGCGCGTGCAAGGCCTTGGTCCGCTACCTCTACGGCGACGCCAGGTCCGAGTGGGAGCTGCTGGAGCACCGGAgcgagctcgtcgccgccggcgaCAAGTACGGCATCGCCAACCTGAAGAAGGCCTGCGAGGAGAGCCTGCGGGAGGACGTGGGCGTGGAGAACATGCTGGACAGGCTGCAGATGGCGCACACCTACAGCCTGCCGGCGCTCAAGCGGACGTGCGTCAGGCTGCTCGTGGACTTCGGGAAGATGTACGAGATCCCCGAGGACTTCGAGGCGTTCATGGCGGCTGCGGACCAGGATCTTGCTGACGAGATCCGCTCGACTGCGATTCTCAGAGGGAGAAAGCTCGCGGCCAAGGAGAAGAAGCCTGCAGCTAAAAAGACTCGGCGCCCAAAGTCTACGCCTGGCAAGGCTTCAGGCAGCAGCATTCCGGCTCGGAGGTCCAAAGTCCCGACGTCCACGCCTAAGCTGGATGCAAGCAACACTGCGGCGGGTAAACGGGGCCGCCGGCGGAAGTCCACGTCAAGCCAGGATCCCGATGGCGGCGCTCCGGATAAACGGGCCCGGCGGCTCAATGTTCGCCTTGCAGGCGACGAGTGGGCCAAGTGA